The following coding sequences are from one Granulicella arctica window:
- a CDS encoding TetR/AcrR family transcriptional regulator has product MFREHGYEETTAAEIAAKAGVTERTFFRHFPDKREVLFDGDTAFIEALTTAVLNAPEALGPWDTLFFAFNTVKHMFVENRPFTEPRQHVIASSPALQERAAAKTRALIAAVESMLCARGLTVPQANLAAQMGMATLSHGVAAWFNDGSIDLGEHIVKAFQEARDLSSAKTAIAEEKLKESKPLRKSRTTLS; this is encoded by the coding sequence TTGTTCCGCGAGCACGGATATGAGGAGACGACAGCGGCAGAGATCGCCGCCAAGGCAGGCGTCACGGAGCGGACGTTCTTTCGCCACTTTCCGGACAAGCGAGAGGTGCTCTTCGATGGTGATACAGCTTTCATCGAGGCGCTAACGACTGCGGTACTGAATGCTCCTGAAGCATTGGGCCCGTGGGATACGTTATTTTTCGCGTTCAACACAGTCAAGCATATGTTCGTTGAGAACAGACCGTTCACGGAGCCCCGTCAACACGTGATTGCCAGCAGCCCCGCACTCCAGGAACGCGCGGCGGCAAAGACCAGAGCGTTGATCGCCGCGGTGGAATCGATGCTATGCGCGCGCGGCCTAACAGTTCCACAGGCTAATCTTGCGGCTCAAATGGGCATGGCGACACTCAGCCATGGAGTCGCGGCTTGGTTCAACGACGGTTCGATCGATTTGGGTGAGCATATCGTCAAGGCCTTCCAGGAGGCGCGCGATCTTTCGTCGGCCAAGACGGCGATCGCGGAGGAAAAACTGAAAGAATCGAAGCCTTTACGAAAAAGTAGGACCACCCTGAGCTAG